Below is a window of bacterium DNA.
AATCGCTGCTAACGCTCTCGAAATACGCCCGGACGGGCGAGCTGTTATGGGGACCTGTGAGCCTTGGCAATGCGGCGTTGTTCACTTCACCGCTCGATTGGAGCTGGGACGGCGACAACCTCGTCATAACGTGGACGGAGATTGTCAACTGGTCGGAATACAGCGTGCACACGCAGAAGATTTCAAGCAGCGGTGAGAAGATGTGGGGAGACGGCGGCAACACCGTTTGGTATCGAGACACGAAGAAGCTGCGTTCGGAAATTGAGAAGCCGTCCAACGCTTCTGCTCGACTTGTGATAGTATCGGGGCGGACGATTCTGCAGCCGGAGAGCCTGTTCGTGTCGGAACTGAACAGTGCAGGTCAGATTGCGGGAACGGCGGAATTTTTGAGCGGCGGCTGGACATACGACAGCTACTATCAGCGCGCGGCACGGATAGACGAGCAGAAGCTCGCGGTCATTTGGAGTGACAGCCGCTCGTCGCTGAACACCGATATCTACTATCAGTTCATGGACGCGAACGGAGAACCGCTTTTGGAGCCGAATGGCCGCAAGCTGACACAGAGCGGTAGTTACACGATTTACGTACCGCCCGCAGTTGTCTCCAACAACAGCGGCGGCGCGTTTTTCGCTTGGCTTGGTGATTCCCTCGGGTTCTCGAACAACTTGCATGTGCATCAGGTGAATGCGGACGGCAACCAGATGTGGAATGAACCTGCAGTCATCCGCACGTCCAACGGCTTTCACGGTCAGAGCTTTTTGATACCGGATGGCAGCGGCGGCGTATTCGTGGCCTTCACCCGCTTCAATGCGGGTTTCGTGGCGCGCATCTGCGTGGCACATGTCAGCGCGGGCGGGCAGCTAAGCTGGAGTGAAGGCTACCACGAGTTTCCCGGTCAGGCGGGTGCGGACTTGACATTGACTCAAGCGTTGAGCGACGGCAGCGGCGGCTGCTATCTGGTCGGGATGACCGGCCCGTGGCAGGACACACAGGCGATCATTTTCCATGTCAACAGCGACGGGACGTTCGGCGACGGATGGACGAACGAAGGACGCGAGTTTGGCGGTGTGATGGTGCGAGAGCGCAACGCCAAGGCGGTGTTAATCGGTGAGAACGTGCTTGTGACGTGGGAATATCCGCAAGGCGAAGCGGCGGCGACCTATGATGTGCGGGCGGTGCTGCTGACTCCAGCGGGAGAGAATTTGTGGAGTGCGCAGGGACGCAGAATAACGCCTGATGATGCTGCGGTTGTGCGACATCAATTGAGTGCGGACGGCGCAGGAGGGTTTCTTCTTGCGTATGAGGATTTCCGCAACGGTTTTCAGACGAAGGCTTACGTCGCGCGTTTTGACGCGGACGGACTTCCGGTGTGGGAGGGAACGGAGCGGCTGACAAGCAGTTACAACGGGGACCAGAATTTCATTTCGCTGACCTATGACGGCAGCGGCGGCGCGTGGATTGTGTGGGAGGATTTGCGCAACAGCGACATTTATTCCGAGATAGATGTCTACGGTACACACATCAACGGCGACGGCGAGTTCGCGACGGTAAACGGCTTCACTTGGCCGGCGGAGGGCTACCCGATTTGTAATGTACCGACCTATCAGCAGGAGCCGGTGTTGATACCGTGGTCGGGGGGCAGCGCGCTGGCGGTGTGGAAGGAT
It encodes the following:
- a CDS encoding T9SS type A sorting domain-containing protein, with product MNRLRFFALIALLPTLVLAQVLWPENGKAVRQGAHLGWNGAAISAGNDVALFYYDCLRDGTRDVWGTRIAPNGSHLWGQNGRLVGGDISEQRAPVVAAYPDGSVLVVWEDYSVGRFRDLRAQRYSANGNAMWSPEGGVTVIEQARDQFEVKLALNDQGYAFIVFTDDRLTDGTDTRLNSYAQILSPDGERVGPLDGIQLLTRRDTYNQPLDVVCIGSDAYILNTMPGDPDELVLQKLSPDGTIGFANDPAVAEFAYSGRHSMVKIENGLAVAWTAREEGNQFGDARLKLMDTNRAPLPGWSPEGTVVGSGAHVQTVTKMSETPDGGVVVAVSSYEFDPDQSLLTLSKYARTGELLWGPVSLGNAALFTSPLDWSWDGDNLVITWTEIVNWSEYSVHTQKISSSGEKMWGDGGNTVWYRDTKKLRSEIEKPSNASARLVIVSGRTILQPESLFVSELNSAGQIAGTAEFLSGGWTYDSYYQRAARIDEQKLAVIWSDSRSSLNTDIYYQFMDANGEPLLEPNGRKLTQSGSYTIYVPPAVVSNNSGGAFFAWLGDSLGFSNNLHVHQVNADGNQMWNEPAVIRTSNGFHGQSFLIPDGSGGVFVAFTRFNAGFVARICVAHVSAGGQLSWSEGYHEFPGQAGADLTLTQALSDGSGGCYLVGMTGPWQDTQAIIFHVNSDGTFGDGWTNEGREFGGVMVRERNAKAVLIGENVLVTWEYPQGEAAATYDVRAVLLTPAGENLWSAQGRRITPDDAAVVRHQLSADGAGGFLLAYEDFRNGFQTKAYVARFDADGLPVWEGTERLTSSYNGDQNFISLTYDGSGGAWIVWEDLRNSDIYSEIDVYGTHINGDGEFATVNGFTWPAEGYPICNVPTYQQEPVLIPWSGGSALAVWKDLRSSNPGRCCGAGAVGDIFNNVYAQVLSEVTLDADDVPGNLLPESFTLASYPNPFNPSTQLAFTLPQNANVKLSIFNVLGQVSDVLLDAPLTAGEYSLAWNAGNRPSGLYFAKLETSTGLSTVQKLTLLK